Proteins co-encoded in one Daphnia magna isolate NIES unplaced genomic scaffold, ASM2063170v1.1 Dm_contigs103, whole genome shotgun sequence genomic window:
- the LOC116916764 gene encoding MOB-like protein phocein isoform X1 codes for MADVECRTERRNRPGTKTVEYYRWPEEMFEEMDSTLAVQQYIQQLIRKDFTAIDEILKAPDSQDEGVWKYEHLRQFCMELNGIAVKLQNECHPESCTQMTATDQWIFLCAAHKTPKECPAIDYTRHTLDGAACLLNSNKYFPSRISIKESSVAKLGSVCRRVYRIFSHAYFHHRNLFDEFELFSSQNETFLCRRFTEFVTKYNLMSKEILIVPIFEEVDTSSFIGHAAESEA; via the exons ATGGCGGATGTTGAGTGTCGAACGGAGAGAAGAAATCGACCGGGGACAAAGACTGTT gAATATTATCGTTGGCCCGAAGAAATGTTTGAAGAAATGGACAGTACCTTGGCCGTCCAGCAATATATTCAACAACTTATTCGTAAGGATTTCACTGCAATTGATGAAATCCTTAAAGCCCCAGATTCTCAAGACGAAGGTGTTTGGAAATATGAACATCTAAG ACAGTTCTGCATGGAGTTAAATGGTATAGCAGTTAAACTTCAAAATGAGTGCCATCCCGAATCATGTACACAAATGACTGCAACTGACCAATGGATATTTTTGTGTGCTGCACATAAAACTCCAAAAGAATGCCCTGCAATTGATTATACGAGACATACTTTAGATGGTGCTGCCTGTCTCTTAAACAGTAACAAATATTTTCCTAGCCG CATAAGTATCAAAGAATCTTCTGTGGCCAAACTGGGATCAGTGTGTCGTCGAGTATACAGAATTTTTTCTCATGCTTATTTTCATCACCGTAATCTTTTTGATGAATTCGAG TTATTTTCATCGCAGAATGAGACTTTCCTTTGTCGGCGTTTCACCGAGTTTGTAACAAAGTATAACCTCATGTCGAAAGAAATATTGATTGTGCCGATTTTCGAGGAAGTTGATACTAGTAGTTTTATAGGACATGCGGCAGAGTCTGAAGCATAA
- the LOC116916764 gene encoding MOB-like protein phocein isoform X2 — MADVECRTERRNRPGTKTVEYYRWPEEMFEEMDSTLAVQQYIQQLIRKDFTAIDEILKAPDSQDEGVWKYEHLRQFCMELNGIAVKLQNECHPESCTQMTATDQWIFLCAAHKTPKECPAIDYTRHTLDGAACLLNSNKYFPSRISIKESSVAKLGSVCRRVYRIFSHAYFHHRNLFDEFENETFLCRRFTEFVTKYNLMSKEILIVPIFEEVDTSSFIGHAAESEA; from the exons ATGGCGGATGTTGAGTGTCGAACGGAGAGAAGAAATCGACCGGGGACAAAGACTGTT gAATATTATCGTTGGCCCGAAGAAATGTTTGAAGAAATGGACAGTACCTTGGCCGTCCAGCAATATATTCAACAACTTATTCGTAAGGATTTCACTGCAATTGATGAAATCCTTAAAGCCCCAGATTCTCAAGACGAAGGTGTTTGGAAATATGAACATCTAAG ACAGTTCTGCATGGAGTTAAATGGTATAGCAGTTAAACTTCAAAATGAGTGCCATCCCGAATCATGTACACAAATGACTGCAACTGACCAATGGATATTTTTGTGTGCTGCACATAAAACTCCAAAAGAATGCCCTGCAATTGATTATACGAGACATACTTTAGATGGTGCTGCCTGTCTCTTAAACAGTAACAAATATTTTCCTAGCCG CATAAGTATCAAAGAATCTTCTGTGGCCAAACTGGGATCAGTGTGTCGTCGAGTATACAGAATTTTTTCTCATGCTTATTTTCATCACCGTAATCTTTTTGATGAATTCGAG AATGAGACTTTCCTTTGTCGGCGTTTCACCGAGTTTGTAACAAAGTATAACCTCATGTCGAAAGAAATATTGATTGTGCCGATTTTCGAGGAAGTTGATACTAGTAGTTTTATAGGACATGCGGCAGAGTCTGAAGCATAA
- the LOC116916764 gene encoding MOB-like protein phocein isoform X3 codes for MFEEMDSTLAVQQYIQQLIRKDFTAIDEILKAPDSQDEGVWKYEHLRQFCMELNGIAVKLQNECHPESCTQMTATDQWIFLCAAHKTPKECPAIDYTRHTLDGAACLLNSNKYFPSRISIKESSVAKLGSVCRRVYRIFSHAYFHHRNLFDEFELFSSQNETFLCRRFTEFVTKYNLMSKEILIVPIFEEVDTSSFIGHAAESEA; via the exons ATGTTTGAAGAAATGGACAGTACCTTGGCCGTCCAGCAATATATTCAACAACTTATTCGTAAGGATTTCACTGCAATTGATGAAATCCTTAAAGCCCCAGATTCTCAAGACGAAGGTGTTTGGAAATATGAACATCTAAG ACAGTTCTGCATGGAGTTAAATGGTATAGCAGTTAAACTTCAAAATGAGTGCCATCCCGAATCATGTACACAAATGACTGCAACTGACCAATGGATATTTTTGTGTGCTGCACATAAAACTCCAAAAGAATGCCCTGCAATTGATTATACGAGACATACTTTAGATGGTGCTGCCTGTCTCTTAAACAGTAACAAATATTTTCCTAGCCG CATAAGTATCAAAGAATCTTCTGTGGCCAAACTGGGATCAGTGTGTCGTCGAGTATACAGAATTTTTTCTCATGCTTATTTTCATCACCGTAATCTTTTTGATGAATTCGAG TTATTTTCATCGCAGAATGAGACTTTCCTTTGTCGGCGTTTCACCGAGTTTGTAACAAAGTATAACCTCATGTCGAAAGAAATATTGATTGTGCCGATTTTCGAGGAAGTTGATACTAGTAGTTTTATAGGACATGCGGCAGAGTCTGAAGCATAA
- the LOC116916786 gene encoding ribonuclease P protein subunit p25-like protein: MENYVKGVNIDPEISLSELPFNYLPPGVVWMKVRPGSKMTNLIEYALKSMEECRSQVWTGVGPAIGKCISCVEIMKRKIPNLHQITKISYHKCEEYWNPKNNELDPIRIVRNIPVLHVLLSSDSLDSTVPGYQLSQPSQNINFRQVKKITTKRKLRNKRETSTP, encoded by the exons ATGGAAAATTACGTGAAAGGAGTTAATATTGATCCAGAAATTAGCCTTTCTGAATTACCTTTCAATTATTTGCCACCTGGTGTGGTTTGGATGAAAGTAAGGCCAGGTAGTAAGATGACCAACCTCATTGAGTATGCCTTAAAATCTATGGAGGAATGTAGAAGCCAAGTATGGACAGGAGTGGGACCTGCGATTGGAAAATGTATTAGTTGTGTGGAAatcatgaaaagaaaaatcccaaacTTGCATCAGATTACTAAAATTTCTTACCATAA ATGTGAAGAATATTGGAACCCCAAGAACAATGAACTTGATCCAATCAGAATTGTTCGTAACATTCCAGTTTTACATGTATTGTTGTCATCCGATTCACTGGATTCTACTGTACCAGG ATATCAACTTTCCCAGCCATCTCAGAATATTAATTTCCGGCAGGTAAAGAAAATAACTACGAAACGGAAACTGAGAAACAAACGGGAAACCAGTACaccataa
- the LOC123477705 gene encoding uncharacterized protein LOC123477705, which produces MWQKTISVIEKFLPPIREHELYMYLIVRRSRDTKMQLNAIKTIHEAIKYVESGWVSALSAIHLEDGKVLVKAQVHHSQSLRKKELMPWGSISSNKTIIAGHCQCTAGLGGVCCHVCAVLYSVISATSLPCTAKENQWLDTHPRRSVALINKIADLNLNTSRKGEEVSEETRRICQKRKLYSSNSVPTMTPEGNKNSSWSGTRYKNFAILQMDC; this is translated from the exons ATGTGGCAGAAAACTATCAGTGTTATTGAAAAGTTTTTACCACCTATAAGAGAGCATGAGCTTTACATGTATTTAATTGTAAGACGGAGCAGGGATACAAAAATGCAACTTAATGCAATCAAGACCATACATGAAGCAATCAAGTACGTGGAAAGTGGTTGGGTCTCTGCGCTCTCAGCAATCCATTTGGAGGATGGCAAAGTTCTTGTAAAAGCACAAGTTCACCACTCACAGTCTCTTAGAAAAAAGGAACTGATGCCTTGGGGAAGTATTAGTAGCAATAAAACCATAATTGCTGGCCATTGCCAGTGTACAGCTGG GCTTGGTGGTGTTTGCTGTCATGTTTGTGCAGTTCTTTACAGTGTAATTAGTGCTACATCACTACCTTGCACTGCAAAGGAAAATCAATGGTTAGACACACACCCCAGACGTTCAGTa GCTCTTATAAACAAAATCGCGGATCTCAAT CTCAATACGTCACGCAAGGGAGAAGAAGTGTCtgaagaaacaagaagaatctgtcaaaaaaggaaactttATTCAAGTAACAGCGTTCCAACAATGACTCCTgagggaaataaaaattcttcgTGGTCAGGTACAAGGTACAAGAACTTTGCCATCCTCCAAATGGATTGCTGA
- the LOC116935005 gene encoding uncharacterized protein LOC116935005, translated as MVRNCVVRGCHSKHASDVRLFSIPLSYDNRNPDDFNILSERRSLWLSRLHIHEGDLKKKSFVCHKHFVSGKPSYYRDVDNVDWAPTLNLDNNYSTRYQRRKRYNINRDKLCNVMDHNITDTSEVVAESDHSQLMESNENDGPLDLSVGLKHIADIEQESFALPLILPELTPNSENPTTETESVEVSALKEEIINLQSQLATLNKDYIALKQEFHMYTQRPITSNFFAKCQNSDKWMQVYTSLTTAKSFEIIYNAVSSAIPENNNYSLCKRQQLFLALVRLSHNLSEMDLAFRFNVSSATVCRYFHSWIDAIYLKLRNYVIIWPTLDELNVAMQMCFRRSYPRTVSIMDCFETQIQIPHNRNDQAATYSTYKSRNTVKYLISTTPHGTVNFISKGYTGRKSDQFVVRHSGYKENLKEGDGVLADKGFDVAEEIGLMGATLTTPAFKSSDQLTQKETEVSRGVSNVRIHIEREIGSIRMRFDIMCGPVVMSNLYNFEESVCLYDKIVAVCCIINNLNPSLIFI; from the exons ATGGTCCGAAACTGTGTTGTCCGTGGCTGTCACTCAAAACATGCCAGTGATGTTCGGCTATTTTCAATCCCACTTTCTTATGACAATAGAAACCCGGATGATTTTAATATTCTTAGTGAAAGAAGGTCGTTGTGGCTAAGTAGATTACACATTCATGAGGGAGACCTCAAAAAGAAGTCATTTGTGTGTCATAAACATTTTGTTTCGg GTAAACCATCATATTATCGTGATGTTGACAATGTTGATTGGGCACCAACACTTAACCTTGACAACAACTACTCTACTCGATATCAAAGAAGGAAGAGATACAACATCAACAGAG ATAAATTGTGTAATGTAATGGACCACAACATTACTGACACTTCTGAAGTTGTTGCTGAATCTGATCACAGTCAACTCAtggaatcaaatgaaaatgatggCCCTCTAGATTTGTCAGTTGGCTTGAAACATATAGCAGACATCGAGCAAGAGTCATTTGCACTTCCACTTATCCTTCCAGAATTAACACCAAATTCAGAAAATCCTACAACAGAAACTGAGTCAGTAGAAGTCAGTGCACTTAAAGAAGAAATCATCAATCTTCAATCACAGTTGGCTACATTGAATAAGGATTACATCGCCTTAAAGCAAGAGTTCCACATGTACACACAACGTCCGATAACATCCAATTTCTTCGCCAAGTGCCAAAATAGCGACAAGTGGATGCAAGTGTACACTAGTCTCACTACCGCAAAATCCTTTGAAATAATCTACAACGCAGTGTCTTCAGCCATTCCAGAAAACAACAATTATTCATTGTGTAAGAGACAACAACTATTCCTAGCACTAGTTAGATTAAGTCATAACTTAAGTGAGATGGATTTAGCATTCCGCTTTAATGTAAGCTCTGCTACAGTTTGTCGTTATTTTCACTCTTGGATAGATGCTATATACCTTAAATTGCGTAATTATGTTATCATTTGGCCAACTCTTGATGAGTTGAATGTAGCGATGCAAATGTGCTTTCGCAGGAGTTACCCAAGAACGGTGTCTATTATGGATTGTTTTGAGACCCAGATTCAAATACCTCATAACAGGAACGACCAAGCAGCAACCTATTCTACTTACAAGAGCAGAAATACGGTTAAGTACTTGATTTCAACTACCCCCCATGGAACagtcaattttatttcaaaaggATATACTGGAAGAAAATCCGATCAATTTGTGGTTAGACATAGTGGTTACAAAGAGAATCTTAAAGAGGGTGATGGAGTATTAGCAGATAAGGGATTTGATGTTGCAGAAGAGATAGGATTGATGGGAGCAACGTTAACAACTCCAGCGTTCAAATCGTCTGACCAATTAACACAAAAGGAAACGGAAGTTTCAAGGGGGGTTTCTAATGTAAGGATTCATATTGAACGGGAAATAGGATCTATCAGGATGAGGTTTGACATAATGTGTGGTCCAGTTGTCATGTCCAACCTGTATAATTTTGAGGAAAGTGTATGTTTGTATGACAAAATAGTTGCAGTGTGCTGTAtcataaataatttaaatccAAGTCTAATCTTTATCTAG